The following are encoded in a window of Alkaliphilus flagellatus genomic DNA:
- a CDS encoding aminotransferase class III-fold pyridoxal phosphate-dependent enzyme codes for MGRSEELFTRAVQHIPGGVNSPVRAFAAVGSTPRFIRKADKQFIWDVEGNRYIDYIGSWGPMILGHNFPAIREAVISAAGSGLSFGAATEKEVEMAELICELVPSIEMVRMVNSGTA; via the coding sequence ATGGGCCGTTCAGAAGAGCTCTTTACCCGGGCGGTGCAGCACATCCCCGGCGGGGTCAACAGCCCGGTGCGGGCCTTTGCCGCGGTGGGCAGCACCCCCCGCTTTATCCGCAAGGCGGACAAGCAGTTCATCTGGGATGTGGAGGGCAACCGCTACATCGACTACATCGGCTCCTGGGGGCCGATGATCCTGGGCCACAACTTCCCCGCCATCCGCGAGGCGGTGATCTCGGCGGCGGGGAGCGGCCTCTCCTTTGGCGCGGCCACCGAAAAGGAGGTGGAGATGGCCGAGCTCATCTGCGAGCTGGTCCCCTCCATCGAGATGGTGCGGATGGTCAACTCCGGCACCGC